In Defluviimonas aquaemixtae, the sequence TTTCGTTGTGCCCAACCGTTCAGGCTTGTGGTCGCGCAGCGACGCGACGCCATTCGGCTACGGCCGGCCCTATTCGATGCGTCAGCTCGACGCACAGCTGCGACGTCACAGCTTCGCCGCCGAGCGCCACCAGTCGGCGCTCTTCATTCCGCCTTCGGGCCGCCGCTTCTGGCTGCGCACGGCCAATGCGTGGGAGAAGCTGGGCCACCGCGTGTCGACCGTTCTGGCAGGAGGCGTGCTGCTGCTCGAGGTCTCAAAGCAGGTCCAAGCTCCTCAGCGCCCGGGCCTCGCGGTGTCGGTAAAAAGCCCACTCCAGGTGCTGGACGCATTGCCCAAACCGTCGGCCGAGCCTGCCTGAGCCGACAAGCCGGAGCGATGAATCAGTCGCCCGTTTCTCCAGCCTTATCGGCGCGGATGTCGCGGATTCTCCGACCGATGTCGCATGTTAATGTCGAAACTTGGCGTTGCCGCAAAAGCGCAGATTGCCACACAGAATAGAAACCTCTGAAAACACGCGATAATTCGACCTTCGAAATAGTTTGCCAAGGCTGTTGCGAGCCCTTGCCGCCTCTGCTACACCCGCGCCGACCTCGAACGTGCGCGCCGTCGTACGCCACAGGCTGCCTCTGACCTGACCACAAAAAAAAGAGGCGATGGGACAGAACGATCGGAAGGGTGGACGTGTCCGAACCAGCTTCGATTTCCGCAGGGATCGCCGGGCGCTACGCGACGGCCGTATTTGAACTCGCCAAAGAGGCCAACGGACTCGACGCGCTAGAGCGGGACGCCGAAGCGCTGGGCGCGGCGCTCGAGTCGAGCGCCGATTTCAGGGCGCTCATATCATCTCCCGTCTATTCGCGCGACGAGCAGGCCAATGCTGTGGGCGCTCTCGCGCAGAAAATGAACCTTTCGGAAATGGTTGCGAAGACGCTCGGCCTCATGGCGGCGAACCGCAGGCTTTTCGTGCTGCCGCAGCTTCTCGCGACCCTGCGCGACATGATCGCCGATGAAAAAGGCGAGGTGACCGCTGATGTCACGGCAGCAAGCGAACTGACGAATGCGCAGGCCGATAAGCTCGCGGCATCGCTCAAGAAAACGGTCGGCAAGACCGTGAAACTCAATACCACCGTCGATGAAAGCCTCATCGGCGGCCTTATCGTCAAAGTGGGCTCGAAGATGATCGACACCTCGATCCGCTCGAAGCTCGCTTCCCTCAAGAATGCTATGAAAGAGGTCGGATAATGGGAATCCAGGCAGCCGAGATCTCTGCGATCCTTAAGGAGCAGATCAAGAACTTCGGTCAGGAAGCGGAAGTGGCCGAAGTCGGCCGCGTGCTCTCCGTCGGCGACGGTATCGCGCGCGTGCACGGCCTCGACAATGTCCAGGCGGGTGAGATGGTCGAATTCCCCGGCGGCATCCGCGGGATGGCGCTGAACCTCGAGATCGACAACGTCGGTATCGTTATCTTTGGCGACGACCGTTCGATCAAGGAAGGCGACACCGTCAAGCGTACGAAATCCATCGTTGACGTGCCCGTCGGTGACGAGCTTCTCGGCCGTGTCGTCGACGGCCTCGGCAACCCGATCGACGGCAAGGGCGCGCTCAACGCGAAAGAGCGCCGCGTTGCCGACGTCAAAGCGCCCGGCATCATCCCGCGCCGCTCGGTGCACGAACCGATGGCGACCGGCCTCAAGGCCGTCGACTCGATGATCCCGATCGGCCGCGGCCAGCGCGAGCTTATCATCGGCGACCGTCAGACCGGCAAGACCGCACTCGCGCTCGACACGATCCTGAACCAGAAGAGCTACAACGAGGCCGCCGGCGACGACGAGTCCAAGAAGCTCTACTGTGTCTATGTCGCGATCGGCCAGAAACGCTCGACCGTCGCCCAACTCGTGAAGAAGCTCGAGGAAACAGGCGCGATGGCCTATTCGATCGTCGTCGCCGCGACCGCGTCGGACCCCGCGCCGATGCAGTTCCTCGCGCCCTATTCCGCGACCGCGATCGCCGAGTTTTTCCGCGACAACGGCCGCCACGCGCTGATCATCTACGATGACCTGTCGAAGCAAGCCGTCTCCTATCGGCAGATGTCGCTTCTGCTCCGCCGTCCGCCCGGGCGCGAAGCCTATCCGGGCGACGTCTTCTACCTGCACTCGCGGCTTCTGGAGCGCTCGGCCAAGCTGAACGCCGACCACGGCGCGGGCTCGCTGACCGCGCTGCCGGTCATCGAGACGCAAGCGGGCGACGTGTCGGCCTACATTCCGACCAACGTGATCTCGATCACCGACGGCCAGATTTTCCTCGAGACGGAACTCTTCTACCAGGGCATCCGTCCGGCGGTGAACACCGGTCTGTCAGTCAGCCGCGTCGGTTCCTCGGCCCAGACCAATGCGATGAAGTCGGTCGCCGGCCCTGTGAAGCTCGAACTCGCGCAGTACCGCGAAATGGCGGCTTTCGCCCAGTTCGGCTCCGACCTCGACGCCGCGACGCAGAAGCTCCTGAACCGCGGCGCCCGCCTGACCGAGTTGATGAAGCAGCAGCAATACTCGCCGCTGACCAACGCGGAGATTGTCTGCGTCATCTTCGCGGGCACGAAGGGTTATCTCGACAAGCTCCCCGTTCGGGATGTCGGTCGGTTCGAGCGCGACCTGCTGAAGCACCTGCGAACGAATGCCAAGGACCTGCTGGACTGGATCACCAAGGAGGACCCCAAGATCAAGGGTGAGGCCGAGGACAGGATCCGCGCCGTGATCGACGAGTTCGCCAAGACCTTCGCCTGAGCGAAGGGAGGGACAGGGATATGCCCAGCCTTAAGGACCTTAAGAACAGGATCGAAAGCGTCAAGTCGACGCGGAAGATCACGAAGGCCATGCAAATGGTCGCGGCGGCCAAGCTCCGCCGTGCCCAGGATGCCGCCGAGGCGGCTCGGCCCTATGCCGAGCGCATGACCGCTGTCATGACTGGTCTCGCGGCAGCGGTCGGCGATTCCAGCACCGCCCCGCGACTTCTAGGCGGGACCGGTTCGGATCAGACCCATCTTGTGGTGGTGATGACCGCCGAACGTGGTCTCTGCGGCGGATTCAACTCGACGATCGTTCGGCTTGCCAAGGTCAGGATCGAGGCGCTGCTGAAAGCCGGCAAGACGGTCAAAATCCTGACGGTCGGCAAGAAGGGCCGCGAGCAGCTGAAACGCGATTACTCCGCGTACTTCGTCGGACATGTCGACCTGTCCGAAGTCAAACGTATCGGCTACGAGAATGCGCAGTCGATCACGCGCGATCTGATCAAGCGTTACGATGCCGGCGAGTTCGACGTCGCCACGATCTTCTTCAATCGCTTCCAGTCGGTTATTGCCCAAATTCCGACCGAACAGCAGGTTATCCCTGCGACGTTCGACGCCGAGGATGCGGAAGGAACGTTCTACGACTACGAGCCCTCGGAGGAAGAGATCCTGGCCGAGCTGCTGCCACGCGGCCTGGCAACGCAGATCTTCACGGCGCTCCTGGAAAACGGCGCCTCCGAGCAGGGCGCGCGGATGTCCGCCATGGACAACGCCACGCGCAACGCGGGCGAGATGATCGACAAGCTGACGATCGTCTACAACCGCTCGCGTCAGGCGGCGATCACCAAGGAACTCATCGAAATCATTTCGGGCGCCGAGGCGCTCTGACGAAACCGGAGAAACGAGATGGCAAAAGCACCGAAAGCAGCTGCCGCAGTCGGCCGGGTGACGCAGGTCATCGGCGCCGTCGTGGATGTGCAATTCGAAGATCACCTTCCGGCGATCCTCAACGCGCTCGAAACGACCAACAACGGCAAGCGCCTCGTCCTCGAGGTTGCCCAGCACCTCGGTGAGAACACCGTTCGGACCGTCGCGATGGACGCGACCGAGGGCCTCGTGCGCGGTGAATCGGTTACCGACCTTGGCGGCCCGATCTCGGTGCCGGTCGGTAACCCCACGCTTGGCCGCATCCTCAACGTCATCGGTGAGCCAGTGGACGAAAAGGGCCCAGTGAAAGCCAAGGAATCACGCGCCATTCACCAGCCCGCGCCGGAGTTCAACGAACAGGCGACATCGTCGGAGATCCTCGTCACCGGCATCAAGGTCATCGACCTTCTGGCGCCTTATTCGAAGGGCGGCAAGATCGGCCTCTTTGGCGGCGCCGGCGTGGGCAAGACGGTTCTCATCATGGAACTGATCAACAACATCGCCAAGGTGCATTCGGGCTTCTCAGTCTTCGCCGGCGTCGGCGAACGGACCCGCGAGGGCAACGACCTGTACCACGAGATGATCGAGTCGGGCGTCATCGTGCTCGACGATCTGGAGAAGTCCAAAGTGGCGCTCGTTTACGGTCAGATGAACGAGCCGCCGGGCGCGCGTATGCGCGTCGCCCTCTCGGGTCTGACGCTGGCAGAACAGTTCCGCGACCAGTCGGGCACGGACGTTCTCTTTTTCGTCGACAACATCTTCCGTTTCACCCAGGCGGGCTCGGAAGTGTCGGCACTTCTCGGCCGGATTCCTTCGGCCGTTGGCTATCAGCCGACGCTTGCCACCGACATGGGCGCGATGCAGGAGCGCATTACCTCGACCAAGGCGGGCTCGATCACCTCAGTGCAGGCGATCTACGTTCCGGCCGACGACCTCACCGACCCCGCGCCGGCAACCTCGTTCGCCCACCTTGACGCCACAACCGTGCTTTCGCGCGCGATCTCGGAGCTTGGCATCTATCCCGCCGTTGACCCGCTCGATTCGACGTCGCGGATCCTCGACCCGGCCGTCGTGGGCGAAGAGCACTACCAGGTGGCCCGGGACGTGCAGGCGATCCTTCAGCGTTACAAGGCGCTTCAGGACATCATCGCCATCCTTGGCATGGACGAGTTGTCGGAAGAGGACAAACTCACCGTGGCTCGCGCCCGAAAGATCCAGCGCTTCCTGTCGCAGCCCTTCGACGTGGCAAAGGTCTTCACAGGGTCGGACGGTGTTCAGGTGCCGCTCGACAAGACCATTGCATCCTTCAAGGCTGTCGTCGCGGGCGAATTCGATCATCTCCCCGAAGCCGCCTTTTACATGGTCGGCGACATCGAGGAAGTGAAAGCCAAGGCGCAGCGACTGGCCGCGGAAGCGGCGTAAGGGGGCGAGATGGCCGATACGATGCAGTTCGACCTCGTCAGCCCTGAACGGCGGCTCGCCTCCGTTCAGGCGCGCGAGGTCCGCATTCCGGGCGCCGAAGGCGACCTGACGGCGATGCCCGGCCACGCGCCGCTGATCACGACGCTGCGTCCCGGCATTCTCCGGATCGTCAAGGAAGACGGGTCGAACGACGACTATGCCGTGACCGGCGGCTTTGCTCAGATCACGGGCAGCGGCACGACCCTTCTCGCCGAAGAGGCGCTGCATGTCAGCGAGATGACGCTGGAGATCGTGCGCGGCTTCGTCGAGCGCGCCGAGGAAACCCTGCGCAAGGCGAGGGAAGCTGGCGAGCATCATCTGGTCGATGACGCCGCCAAACTTCTGGCAGACATGGTGGCCATGGGCGATCATATTGGAATTTCGCCGAACTGATTGCGTCTGCACGGCGCTGACGACGAAAGCGGCCCCCGGAAAAGGGGCCGCTTTCGCTTTTGGTGAGGGGCCGTGTCGTGGGCGCGGGAGATAGCGCCTTCACCATCAGGACGGGCGACGTTAGAAGTTCGGCGCAGGAGGTGTCGATGCGTCGATTGAGCGGTCATGCGATGGGAGTCGAACGCGGTTCGCTCGTGCTCTTCTCGGACTATCAGGATGGTGGTGCGATGTGGACCGGCGAAGGCCCGCGAGAACTGCGCCGGATCGTCGAATTTTCCGAAACCTTCCATTCCGAGCCGATGGTCCACGTTTCGATCTCGATGTGGGACATCGACCAGAAGAGTAACCAACGCGCCGACATCTCTGCCGAGATGGTCAATCCCGAAGGCTTCGTAATCGTTTTCCGAACATGGGGCGACACCCGCGTCGCACGCGTTCGCGCCGATTGGCTGGCGATCGGCGAAGTGCGGGCTGACGGTGACTGGGATATTGCCTGACCCCACCCCTATAGCGCAACCTGAGGCCCGTACCCGAATGTGAGCGTTCCGGGACCGGGCAGCAAAACGTGTTAGGCGACGTTTTGCAGGGAGACTTCGGGGTTTATCCCGAGCGCGAAGCACACATCGCGGGTCATGTGCGGTCGGTTCAGCGTGTAGAAATGCAGCTCCTCGACACCTTCCGTGATCAGCCGGTCGCACAGGACCGTGCACTGGGTCAGCGCGAGCAATTCTTCGCGGCCGTCACGATTGGCACGCAAGAACGCCTGCTCGAGATTCGGCGGCACTTTGGCATTGCACCGCGCGGCGAAGCGCTTCGCGCCTTCCCACGAGATGATCGGCAGGATGCCGGGCACGATGGGCGCGGTGATCCCCGCCTTGTCGCATTCGTCGCGGAACCGCAGGAACGTTTCGGCCTCGAAGAAGAACTGGGTCACGGCCTTTGAGGCGCCGGCATCGATCTTGCGCTTCAGCCAGTCGACATCGGCCTGCGTGTCGGCTGATTCCGGATGCGGTTCCGGATAGGCACCGACCGTGATGTCGAAATTGCCAGTTGCGGCAAGCGCGTCGACAAGCTCGATTGAGTTGGCGAATCCGTCAGGGTGGGGGGTGAAGCTCACCTCGCCCTTGGGTGCGTCACCGCGCAGGGCGACGATCTGGCGCACGCCGGCCTCGGCATAGGAATCCGCGATGGCGAGCGTCTCTTCACGCGTCGCCTCGACGCAAGTGAGGTGCGCCGCAACGTTCAGCCCGTAGTGCTGGCCGATCGTGGTCACCGCATCATGCGTGAGATCGCGTGTAGCGCCGCCCGCGCCGTACGTCACCGACACATAGTCCGGTTTCAGGGGGGCCAGCGTTTGGACCGTCTCCCACAGGCGGAAGGAAGCATCCAGCGTATGGGGCGGAAAGAACTCGAAGGAAATGCGGGGTGCGGGCATGGAGCGCTCCTAGAATGCGTTATACCTCTTGTCTCACACGAAGCTACGTGAGACAAATTCATAATCTTCAAGATGAACATGAGAAACGTCGCAAGTAGCCACCGATATGCATCTGGAACTTCGGCATCTTAGAACTGTCAAGGCCATCCACGACGCAGGCGGACTGGCGCGGGCCGCCGAGGCGATGAATCTCACTCAATCGGCGCTGTCACACCAGGTTAAGGCGCTCGAGGACCAGGTGGGGGCGCAGCTTTTCGTGCGACGCGCCAAGCCGATGAAATTGACGGCAGCCGGGATGCGGATGCTGCGCGCGGCCGAACGTGTCCTGCCCGAGATTGCGGCGCTCATGGACGAGTTCCGCGCGCTCAAGGCCGGGCGCACGGGGCGCCTGCACATCGCGATCGAATGTCACGCGTGTTTCGACTGGCTCTTCCCGGTGCTCGAAGGATTCCGCCAAGCTTGGCCCGAGGTCGATGTGGACATTCGCCCCGGCCTCGCATTCGAAGCGCTTTCCGCGCTCACGCGGGAGGAAGTCGACCTCGTCGTCTCCTCCGATCCCGAAGTTCTTCCCGGAATCGTCTTTCAGCCGCTCTTCGACTATGCGCCCACTTTCGTGGCGGCGCGCCAGAACCCTTTGGCCGAGAAGACCTTCGTGGAGGCCGAGGATTTCCGCGACCAGGTGCTGATCACCTATCCCATGGAGCGGACGCGGCTCGATATCTTCGCGGAGCTGCTCACGCCCGCCAAGGTGGAGCCGCAGGCGGTTCGTCAGGTGGAACTCACAGCAGTGATCCTCATGCTCGTCGCCGCCGATCGCGGCGTGTCGGTCCTTCCCGACTGGGTGCTGCGCGACGTGAAGTACCAGTCGGACTACGTCACCCGTCCGGTAACCGCCAAGGGCCTGACGAAGCGCATGTACGCCGCGATTCGCGAGACGGATGCACAACGGCCCTACATGGCGCATTTCCTGAAGCTCGCGCGTAGCGAGCCGATGAAGCTGCAACGCCGCTGAAGGGTGCCGAGGGGGCGCACATGGCCAACGCATCGCGAAGCCCGTTTCTGGATCATCCGCTTCCGATCGCCTTCGCGCATCGCGGCGGTGCGCTCGAGGTCGAGGAAAACACGATGCCCGCCTTCTCCCATGCGGTCGGGCTCGGCTACAGCCATGTCGAGACAGACGTGCAGGCGACGCGGGACGGTGTCGCTGTCATCTTCCACGACGACACGCTGGAGCGTATGGCAGGCCGGCCCGACCGGATCGACGCGCTGAGCTGGGCAGAGCTGTCGCGGCACCGGACGAGGGGTGGAGCGGAGATTCCGCGGCTCGATGCGTTTCTCGACGCCTTTCCCGGGCTCTTCGTGAATCTGGAGGCGAAATCGGATGCTGCGGTGGGGCCGATGGCCGAAGCGATCCGGCGCGCTGATGCTGTGGCCCGCATATGCGTCGGCTCTTTCGAGCCTGAACGGACGGCGCGGCTGCGGCGCGCGCTCGGGCCGAAACTCGCATGGTCGCCCGCGCATGCGGGCGTGTTCAGGCTGTGGCTTGCCGGCTGGGGCGTGCCGCTTACGCGCGGTGCCTTCCCCGCGGTGCAGGTGCCGACGCATTTCAAGAGCATCCCCGTCGTCACCCGCCGCTTCGTGCGTGCGGCGCGTGCGCGCGGTATCCAGGTCCATGTCTGGACCGTCGACGACGAAGTCGGCATGGAGGCGCTAATCGATATCGGCGTCGATGGGTTGATGACGGACCGCCCCACTTTGCTGAAGCAGGTGCTCGAAAGGCGTGGGCTCTGGCGGCAGCGCGCCGCGCCGGGCTAACCGCGATCGGGTGCCGGAAAAACGCGCTTGACCTCAACCTTACTTGAGCAATTACCAATGAGGCAGGAAAAGGAGGAGAAGGGCGCGGGCGATGACCCTGACGACCAAGATCGAAACGACGTCCTGGCGCGACATCCTGAGTCGGAACCATGCGGGCCCCTTGATCCTCGTCTGTCTCGGTGTCTGGCTGCACGCTGCCGACAGCCTGGTCATCGCGACGATGATGCCCGCGATCGTGGCCGAGATCGGTGGCGAACCGCTGGTCGCTTGGAACTTTGCGCTCTACGAGACCGGGTCGATCGTCGCCGGGGCGGCGAGCGGGGCTGGTTGCACTCCGCGCCGGCGTTCGACTGCCGATGATCGCGGCGGCGCTGGTCTTCGCGTTCGGCTGCGCCCTCAGCGTCATCGCACCGGTCATGGAGGTTCTCCTGATCGGGCGTGTCGCACAGGGACTGGGCGGCGGCGGGCTCGTCTCGCTGGCCTTCGTCGCGGTACCGCGCTTCTTTCCAGACCGGCTCATGCCGCGCGTGATGGCGGCGATGTCGCTTCTTTGGGGCGCGTCGGCCTTCCTGGGGCCGCTCGTCGGGGGCCTGTTCGCCACCTACGGATCGTGGCGCGCGGGGTTCGGTTTCTTCGCCGCCCAGGCGGTGCTGCTCGCCGTCTTCATTTGGGTTTTACGGGAACGCGACCCAGCCCTGCCAATCTCCACGGCGGACGCAACGCTGCCGTACAGGCGGCTTGCTCTCCTGTGTCTCTCAGTGCTCGCCGTCGCCTTCGCCGGGATTGTGGAGACGCCGAC encodes:
- a CDS encoding LysR family transcriptional regulator, with the translated sequence MHLELRHLRTVKAIHDAGGLARAAEAMNLTQSALSHQVKALEDQVGAQLFVRRAKPMKLTAAGMRMLRAAERVLPEIAALMDEFRALKAGRTGRLHIAIECHACFDWLFPVLEGFRQAWPEVDVDIRPGLAFEALSALTREEVDLVVSSDPEVLPGIVFQPLFDYAPTFVAARQNPLAEKTFVEAEDFRDQVLITYPMERTRLDIFAELLTPAKVEPQAVRQVELTAVILMLVAADRGVSVLPDWVLRDVKYQSDYVTRPVTAKGLTKRMYAAIRETDAQRPYMAHFLKLARSEPMKLQRR
- the atpD gene encoding F0F1 ATP synthase subunit beta, which codes for MAKAPKAAAAVGRVTQVIGAVVDVQFEDHLPAILNALETTNNGKRLVLEVAQHLGENTVRTVAMDATEGLVRGESVTDLGGPISVPVGNPTLGRILNVIGEPVDEKGPVKAKESRAIHQPAPEFNEQATSSEILVTGIKVIDLLAPYSKGGKIGLFGGAGVGKTVLIMELINNIAKVHSGFSVFAGVGERTREGNDLYHEMIESGVIVLDDLEKSKVALVYGQMNEPPGARMRVALSGLTLAEQFRDQSGTDVLFFVDNIFRFTQAGSEVSALLGRIPSAVGYQPTLATDMGAMQERITSTKAGSITSVQAIYVPADDLTDPAPATSFAHLDATTVLSRAISELGIYPAVDPLDSTSRILDPAVVGEEHYQVARDVQAILQRYKALQDIIAILGMDELSEEDKLTVARARKIQRFLSQPFDVAKVFTGSDGVQVPLDKTIASFKAVVAGEFDHLPEAAFYMVGDIEEVKAKAQRLAAEAA
- the metF gene encoding methylenetetrahydrofolate reductase [NAD(P)H], encoding MPAPRISFEFFPPHTLDASFRLWETVQTLAPLKPDYVSVTYGAGGATRDLTHDAVTTIGQHYGLNVAAHLTCVEATREETLAIADSYAEAGVRQIVALRGDAPKGEVSFTPHPDGFANSIELVDALAATGNFDITVGAYPEPHPESADTQADVDWLKRKIDAGASKAVTQFFFEAETFLRFRDECDKAGITAPIVPGILPIISWEGAKRFAARCNAKVPPNLEQAFLRANRDGREELLALTQCTVLCDRLITEGVEELHFYTLNRPHMTRDVCFALGINPEVSLQNVA
- a CDS encoding F0F1 ATP synthase subunit epsilon, producing the protein MADTMQFDLVSPERRLASVQAREVRIPGAEGDLTAMPGHAPLITTLRPGILRIVKEDGSNDDYAVTGGFAQITGSGTTLLAEEALHVSEMTLEIVRGFVERAEETLRKAREAGEHHLVDDAAKLLADMVAMGDHIGISPN
- a CDS encoding F0F1 ATP synthase subunit gamma — protein: MPSLKDLKNRIESVKSTRKITKAMQMVAAAKLRRAQDAAEAARPYAERMTAVMTGLAAAVGDSSTAPRLLGGTGSDQTHLVVVMTAERGLCGGFNSTIVRLAKVRIEALLKAGKTVKILTVGKKGREQLKRDYSAYFVGHVDLSEVKRIGYENAQSITRDLIKRYDAGEFDVATIFFNRFQSVIAQIPTEQQVIPATFDAEDAEGTFYDYEPSEEEILAELLPRGLATQIFTALLENGASEQGARMSAMDNATRNAGEMIDKLTIVYNRSRQAAITKELIEIISGAEAL
- a CDS encoding F0F1 ATP synthase subunit delta; this encodes MSEPASISAGIAGRYATAVFELAKEANGLDALERDAEALGAALESSADFRALISSPVYSRDEQANAVGALAQKMNLSEMVAKTLGLMAANRRLFVLPQLLATLRDMIADEKGEVTADVTAASELTNAQADKLAASLKKTVGKTVKLNTTVDESLIGGLIVKVGSKMIDTSIRSKLASLKNAMKEVG
- a CDS encoding glycerophosphodiester phosphodiesterase family protein; translation: MANASRSPFLDHPLPIAFAHRGGALEVEENTMPAFSHAVGLGYSHVETDVQATRDGVAVIFHDDTLERMAGRPDRIDALSWAELSRHRTRGGAEIPRLDAFLDAFPGLFVNLEAKSDAAVGPMAEAIRRADAVARICVGSFEPERTARLRRALGPKLAWSPAHAGVFRLWLAGWGVPLTRGAFPAVQVPTHFKSIPVVTRRFVRAARARGIQVHVWTVDDEVGMEALIDIGVDGLMTDRPTLLKQVLERRGLWRQRAAPG
- the atpA gene encoding F0F1 ATP synthase subunit alpha, with protein sequence MGIQAAEISAILKEQIKNFGQEAEVAEVGRVLSVGDGIARVHGLDNVQAGEMVEFPGGIRGMALNLEIDNVGIVIFGDDRSIKEGDTVKRTKSIVDVPVGDELLGRVVDGLGNPIDGKGALNAKERRVADVKAPGIIPRRSVHEPMATGLKAVDSMIPIGRGQRELIIGDRQTGKTALALDTILNQKSYNEAAGDDESKKLYCVYVAIGQKRSTVAQLVKKLEETGAMAYSIVVAATASDPAPMQFLAPYSATAIAEFFRDNGRHALIIYDDLSKQAVSYRQMSLLLRRPPGREAYPGDVFYLHSRLLERSAKLNADHGAGSLTALPVIETQAGDVSAYIPTNVISITDGQIFLETELFYQGIRPAVNTGLSVSRVGSSAQTNAMKSVAGPVKLELAQYREMAAFAQFGSDLDAATQKLLNRGARLTELMKQQQYSPLTNAEIVCVIFAGTKGYLDKLPVRDVGRFERDLLKHLRTNAKDLLDWITKEDPKIKGEAEDRIRAVIDEFAKTFA
- a CDS encoding H-type lectin domain-containing protein; this translates as MRRLSGHAMGVERGSLVLFSDYQDGGAMWTGEGPRELRRIVEFSETFHSEPMVHVSISMWDIDQKSNQRADISAEMVNPEGFVIVFRTWGDTRVARVRADWLAIGEVRADGDWDIA